GGCCTGAGCGACCCCAGCACCCTGGTGGAGACCTACGGCTGGACCGTCGGCAACGTCATCCGCGGCTACGTCGCGGTGGGCGCCGTCTGCCTCTCGGCCCTGGTCGTGCTCTACCTCGTCTCGCTCTGGCGGGCCCGCGACCTGCTGCGCGGCTGAGGCGCGGCCTCGCGCCAGTTCCCGAAGGGCCACTCGAAGCCCGGCGTGCTCAGCACCTCCGGCTTGCGCGCGCCTCGCCAGCGCAGGGCCTCGCCGGGCCGCAGCAGCAGCGCTTGCGGCCCCTGGCCCTGCGCCTTACGCACCTCGGCCAGCCGCTCCGGATACGGATCCGCGTCCGGGTTCTCGTCCATGTTGCTCGCCCCCTCGACGGGCGCGCCCGGATAGCCGGCGTAGCGTGGGCCCATGCCCTCGCGCCAGTACCAGGGGGCGCCGCCGTCCGCGCAGGGCACCACGTAGCGCGCGCCCAGCAGCGCGCCGTAGCGCAGCGCCTCCTCCGGTCCCGCCATCAGGCGCTGCGGCGTGGTGAGCGCGTCGCGCGGCACGTTGACGAGGAACGCATCCAGCGTCGTAAAGCCGAAGAAGATGGGCGGCAGCCGGAAGCCGCGCACGCCGCAGAAGAGCACGTCCACCGGCCCCTGCTGCTTGCGCACGCGGCGGCACACCGCGTCCATGTCCCCGCGTACGTCATGGCCCGCGTCCGCGAAGAAGGCGGCGGAGAAGTCCTTGGAGCGCACGAGCCACGTGTTGCCCTCGTTGTAGAGGTCCGGGTGGGGCCCCTCGCCGTCGGTGGGCTGCTCGCCGTGGAAGGGCAGCGCGTGCACCGTCACGTCGCCCACCTGCCGCGACTCGCCCCAGCGAAGGGGCTCCACGTGCGTGAAGCCCAGCTGCTTCAGCCGCAGCGCGCAGTCCGTGGAGAAGAGGCTCTCGCGCGCCACCGCCGGCACGAAGATGCGCGTGTCGCGAGGCAGGGGCAAGAGCGAGCCCAGGTGGAAGTGGTCCCCGTGGGAATGGGTGATGACCACGGCGTCCACCCGGCCCAGGTCCGACGCCTGCAACGCCCCATAGCCGGGCAGGTCCGCCTCGCCCGTGGGACGGAAGTACGGGTCCACCAGCACGCGCCCTTCCCTGCCCGACACCAGCACCGTGTTGTGCCCCACGAAGAGGGCGCCCGGCCCCGGCACGTCCACCGGCCCCGCGTGGCGCACGAGCCAGCCGGCTTGCGACAGGTCGCCGAGCAGCTCGCCCACGACGGGCACGGTGGCCAGCGCGCGCAGCTCCTCGCGGGTCGCGCCGCGGGCGAGCGCCGCGAACAGGTCCGCCACCCCGGGCCAGTCCTTCGCGCGCACCGGCACGTCCAGCCCCAGCGAGTCC
The sequence above is drawn from the Corallococcus sp. NCRR genome and encodes:
- a CDS encoding MBL fold metallo-hydrolase; the protein is MRFTLHRGVSLAVLASARTEADHHEDLGCSIQGPTARPVRRAQVPLKRHIAALGREGALREADALIRWLEDTPRYAALCQGTKRRMGRRVLREDVLFPDPLRHRPRVLHLRQDSLGLDVPVRAKDWPGVADLFAALARGATREELRALATVPVVGELLGDLSQAGWLVRHAGPVDVPGPGALFVGHNTVLVSGREGRVLVDPYFRPTGEADLPGYGALQASDLGRVDAVVITHSHGDHFHLGSLLPLPRDTRIFVPAVARESLFSTDCALRLKQLGFTHVEPLRWGESRQVGDVTVHALPFHGEQPTDGEGPHPDLYNEGNTWLVRSKDFSAAFFADAGHDVRGDMDAVCRRVRKQQGPVDVLFCGVRGFRLPPIFFGFTTLDAFLVNVPRDALTTPQRLMAGPEEALRYGALLGARYVVPCADGGAPWYWREGMGPRYAGYPGAPVEGASNMDENPDADPYPERLAEVRKAQGQGPQALLLRPGEALRWRGARKPEVLSTPGFEWPFGNWREAAPQPRSRSRARQSETR